TTTTCCGAGTCGTTTTCGGCCAGCCAGCACGACATGTTCGAAAGCGCTATCGCGCTCTCACTGGACAGCGTGGTCGGCAAGCGCCTGGGCAGCCCATATATGTCCCGGCGAAGCGCCGATTGGGTGAAACTCAAGTGCCGGTTGCGCCAAGCCTTCGTCATCGTCGGGTTTACCCGCCCCCAAGGCAAGCGCAGCGGTTTCGGCGCGCTGTCGCTGGCGGTCAACGGGCCGTCGGGGCTGGTGTACGCCGGTCGGGTCGGCACCGGATTCAGCCAGGCGCAAATCCAGCAATTACACGCGCAACTGTGCACGCAGCAGCGCGATACTTCGCCACTGGCGTTGCCACTCAACGGTGTGCAGGGACGCGGTGTGCAATGGGTCGAGCCTGACCTGACCTGCGAGGTCGAGTTCACTGAATGGACACGCGACAGCCAAGTGCGTCAGGCTATTTTCCTCGGTTTGTCGAGCAATATGCCGGCCAGCAAGGTGGTTCGCGAGCAGCCCCTGCCGATAAAGCCCACGACGCCAGAACCCAAGCGTCGCAGCAAAGCCCGTACGGCCAAAGTCGACGGTGTGATGATCACTCATCCCGATCGGGTCATCGACAGTGTCAGCGGCGTGCAAAAGGCCGAGCTGGCGCAGTATTACCTGGATATCGCCCCGTGGATCCTGCCGCACCTCAAGCAGCGGCCGGTTGCGCTGCTGCGGGCACCGGATGGTATCGGCGAAGAGCAGTTCTTCCAGAAACACGCCGATCGCCTGGACATTCCCCACATCAAACAGCTGGATCCGCGACTGGACCCGGGCCATGCGGCGCTGATGGAAATCGATGACATCCACGCCCTGGTCAGCGCAGCGCAGATGGGCACGGTGGAGCTGCACACCTGGACCGCGACCCATGACCGAATCGAAACACCCGACCTGTTCGTCCTGGACCTGGACCCGGACCCTTCGCTGCCCTGGAGCGCCATGATCGAGGCGACCCACATGACCTTGGCGGTGCTCGACGAGTTGGGTTTGCAGGCTTTTCTCAAGACCAGCGGTGGCAAAGGCATGCACGTGATCGTGCCCTTGGCGAGAAGTGAAAACTGGGACACCACCAAGGCGTTCGCCAAGGCCATCTCGCAGTTCCTGACCCGGCAAATGCCAGAGCGCATCACGGCCACCATGGGACCGAAGAACCGCATCGGGAAAATATTCGTCGACTACCTGCGCAACGCCCGCGGCGCCAGCACGGTGGCCGCCTACTCGGTGCGCGCCAGGCCAGGCCTGCCGGTCTCGGTACCGATTGCCCGCGCCGAACTGCAGACCCTGCGCAACGCCCAGCAATGGGATATTCATACCGCCCTGGAACGGGCCAAGGGCTTGGGCGCCGATCCTTGGGAAGGCTACAACCACCGTCAGCGGATCACGGCCAGGATGTGGGAGCAACTGGATGCGCAGAAACCCACCGACTGAGCATCCCATAGGAGCGCAGGAGCGCAGGAGCGTAGGAGTTGTCGAGTGCAACGAGGCTGCGATCTTTCCCAACCCATTGAGTCCCGAGCGAACGATCAAGATCAAGATCAAGATCAAGATCAAAAGATCGCAGCCTTCGCCAGCTCCTACGGGGCCACCTTCGGCTCAGATCCAGATAAAGATCGCCAGCAGGCCGCCAAAGAACGTCCACTTCTGCAGGTAATAAAGCGAACGGTTGCGTTTTTTCAGGGCCTTGCCCTGCAACCGTATCTTGTAGAGCCTGGAGAACGCCCGGTTCAAGGCGCCCGTCTTGTCGCCGGCGTCGTTGGGCGCACCGGCCGCTGCCATCACGGTGCGGCTGAACCAGCGGTTGAACGCGCTGGCCCAGCGAAACTTCATAGGCCGCTCCACATCGCAGAACAGGATGATGCGGTTATGGTCAGTGGTGTTCTGGGCATAATGAATGAACGTTTCGTCGAAGATCACCGCCTCGCCATCGCGCCAATGATAAGGCTCGCCATCGACGTTGATGTAGCAACCAGCATCGTTGGGCGTTTCCAGGCCCAGGTGATACCGATAGGACCCGGCATAGGGGTCGCGATGCCGGACCAACTTCGACCCCGGCGGCAACTCGGCAAACATCGCCGCCTTGATCGAGCCGATGCTCTGCACCAGTTCGGTGGTGCGGGGGCACAGCTTCATGGCCGAAGGATGGCTGTCGCCGTACCACTTCAGGTAAAAACGCTTCCAACCGGTCTTGAAGAACGAGTTGAAGCCCACATCGTCGTATTGATCGGAACGCTTGATCTGCCCTGCATGCAGCAGACCCAGGCCTTCGGCCCGGATCTCTTGCCAGTGGGCCTGCAACGGGCTCAGGTCCGGGAACTGCGCCGGGCTCAGGAACGGCTTGTTGGGCAGTTTCGAGCACAGGTAAAGCAGGCAATTGATCGGAGCGAGAAAAGACGAATGATCGCTCAGCTGGCGTCCGAACTTATGCCGCACGCGACCGCGCAGGTGGACGTAGCCAATGGAGAGAATATAGATCGCGACAATGATGAGCTTCACGGAATCCGTCACAATGCAGGAGTGAACAGGCTGCTTCTCCGGGCCAGCCAAGCGGCAAGGGAGATCGCATTGGGTGAGGTGGCATTTTAGTCACAGTTTGTCAGCGAACGTTATCCTGCAAATGTGAAAAACTGTCTTGCCCGGGCAATACCCTATCGTTTATGCGGCCAGACCAGTACAATCGCCGCCACTATTACGCGCCCCCTTTGGTCGATACCGCAAACGCGGCTTCGACGCACGTCTACCGGGCCAGGCGCTCCGTATGCTGCTGTCCTCTTATGCCGGATGGACCCTTGCGCTTGCGACCGCGACGCCTTTGCGCGGTCGGGACGTGCGCAAACAGGTACTGAACAGGTACTGCCGCACCCTTAGCTACTCTGAATGTTCCGCAGGATAAACCTTTGATCTCTACAGCTAACATCACGATGCAGTTCGGCGCCAAGCCACTGTTCGAAAACGTCTCTGTCAAATTCGGCGCGGGTAACCGCTACGGTCTGATTGGCGCCAACGGTTGCGGCAAGTCGACCTTCATGAAAATCCTC
The sequence above is drawn from the Pseudomonas sp. St316 genome and encodes:
- the ligD gene encoding DNA ligase D, with product MANAESESARLSNATSDAATARQAPRNRLPERLSPQLATPVEEPPTGVWRYEVQFHGYRLLTRIERGEVRLFNRNHQDWTERLKLHADALAGLNLGDSWLDGELVLLDETGHSDFAALRQAFDIHRTVDMVYFLFDAPFLNGADLRQAPVEERRSALKKALGNNASKRLRFSESFSASQHDMFESAIALSLDSVVGKRLGSPYMSRRSADWVKLKCRLRQAFVIVGFTRPQGKRSGFGALSLAVNGPSGLVYAGRVGTGFSQAQIQQLHAQLCTQQRDTSPLALPLNGVQGRGVQWVEPDLTCEVEFTEWTRDSQVRQAIFLGLSSNMPASKVVREQPLPIKPTTPEPKRRSKARTAKVDGVMITHPDRVIDSVSGVQKAELAQYYLDIAPWILPHLKQRPVALLRAPDGIGEEQFFQKHADRLDIPHIKQLDPRLDPGHAALMEIDDIHALVSAAQMGTVELHTWTATHDRIETPDLFVLDLDPDPSLPWSAMIEATHMTLAVLDELGLQAFLKTSGGKGMHVIVPLARSENWDTTKAFAKAISQFLTRQMPERITATMGPKNRIGKIFVDYLRNARGASTVAAYSVRARPGLPVSVPIARAELQTLRNAQQWDIHTALERAKGLGADPWEGYNHRQRITARMWEQLDAQKPTD
- the lpxO gene encoding lipid A hydroxylase LpxO, whose product is MKLIIVAIYILSIGYVHLRGRVRHKFGRQLSDHSSFLAPINCLLYLCSKLPNKPFLSPAQFPDLSPLQAHWQEIRAEGLGLLHAGQIKRSDQYDDVGFNSFFKTGWKRFYLKWYGDSHPSAMKLCPRTTELVQSIGSIKAAMFAELPPGSKLVRHRDPYAGSYRYHLGLETPNDAGCYINVDGEPYHWRDGEAVIFDETFIHYAQNTTDHNRIILFCDVERPMKFRWASAFNRWFSRTVMAAAGAPNDAGDKTGALNRAFSRLYKIRLQGKALKKRNRSLYYLQKWTFFGGLLAIFIWI